The proteins below come from a single Candidatus Schekmanbacteria bacterium RIFCSPLOWO2_02_FULL_38_14 genomic window:
- a CDS encoding ATP-dependent Clp endopeptidase, proteolytic subunit ClpP → MNLIPMVIEQTGRGERAYDIYSRLLKDRIIFLGIVITDAVANLAIAQLLYLEAEDPEKDIHLYLNSPGGSVTAGLAIYDTIQYIRPDVSTICMGQAASMGAVLLTAGIKGKRFALPHSRIMLHQPLGGFQGQASDIEIQTKEILRIRDTLNHILVKHTGQSIEKIQTDTDRDFFMTGKEALEYGVIDEVIEYRKK, encoded by the coding sequence ATGAATTTAATTCCAATGGTAATCGAACAGACTGGAAGAGGAGAAAGGGCATATGATATTTATTCCAGGTTATTGAAGGACAGAATTATTTTTTTAGGAATTGTTATAACAGATGCTGTTGCAAATTTAGCAATTGCCCAGTTGCTTTATCTGGAAGCCGAGGATCCTGAAAAGGATATTCATCTCTACCTTAATAGTCCCGGAGGGTCAGTCACAGCAGGTCTTGCTATATATGATACGATTCAATACATCAGACCAGACGTATCAACAATTTGCATGGGACAGGCAGCAAGCATGGGTGCTGTACTTCTTACCGCAGGTATAAAAGGGAAAAGATTTGCATTGCCTCACTCAAGAATAATGCTTCATCAGCCTTTGGGAGGATTTCAGGGACAGGCAAGCGATATAGAGATTCAGACAAAGGAGATTTTAAGGATTAGAGATACGCTTAACCACATTCTTGTAAAGCATACAGGACAATCTATCGAGAAAATTCAGACAGATACTGATAGAGACTTTTTTATGACTGGGAAAGAGGCTTTAGAATACGGTGTTATTGACGAAGTAATTGAGTATCGTAAAAAATAA
- a CDS encoding trigger factor: MQVEITRVDECKRKLNITISGDVVSKELSRIYQEMNQRVNIKGFRKGKVPRKVLKQLYKRDAEVSLLQELVPKACEEVFVANNMKTVSDYLLEKYELEEGNGLKLDISVEVIPDIVLRDYKGVKIQKKSSDVTDEDVDNALKQKQHDSAELKTVESRGAENGDEMVLDFSGKIDGKIFEGGEGKDFRIILGEKKMVEGFEDKLLGAKAGEKREVEIAYPQDAPNKALAGKKVVFEAMVKEIKERILPQLNDEFAKDLGDYNDLNSLKEKVRDDIKNTKEYYIKLEHQKEIIEKILEENPFTPPAILVSREFEFLKKNLASRLSGGKAADINFGKESEKIEQELLKEAEKRVRESLLLEKIAVEEKIAVEDNEIDGEIRKRAEATNQNFNALKKAFQQNEAYEVIRSRIREEKVLNFLLNCSIVN; the protein is encoded by the coding sequence ATGCAAGTTGAAATTACTCGCGTTGATGAGTGTAAAAGAAAATTAAACATCACAATTTCCGGTGATGTAGTATCAAAAGAACTTTCCAGGATTTATCAGGAAATGAACCAGAGAGTTAACATAAAAGGTTTCAGAAAGGGTAAAGTGCCAAGAAAAGTTCTCAAGCAGCTCTATAAGAGAGATGCTGAAGTAAGTCTGCTTCAGGAGCTGGTTCCAAAAGCTTGTGAAGAAGTTTTTGTGGCAAATAATATGAAAACCGTAAGCGATTATCTGCTGGAAAAATATGAGCTTGAAGAAGGGAACGGATTGAAACTTGATATTTCTGTTGAAGTTATTCCTGACATAGTATTAAGAGATTATAAAGGGGTAAAAATTCAGAAAAAATCTTCTGATGTTACAGATGAAGATGTAGATAATGCTTTAAAGCAGAAGCAGCATGATAGTGCAGAGTTGAAAACGGTGGAATCACGTGGGGCAGAGAACGGAGATGAAATGGTTTTAGATTTTTCAGGAAAAATCGACGGGAAGATTTTTGAGGGTGGAGAAGGAAAAGATTTCAGGATAATTCTCGGAGAGAAAAAGATGGTGGAAGGATTTGAGGATAAGCTTCTTGGCGCCAAAGCAGGAGAGAAAAGAGAGGTAGAGATTGCTTATCCTCAAGACGCTCCAAACAAGGCGTTAGCAGGCAAAAAAGTTGTATTTGAAGCTATGGTCAAGGAGATAAAAGAGAGAATTTTGCCTCAGCTCAACGATGAGTTTGCAAAGGATTTAGGAGACTATAATGACCTTAATTCTCTGAAAGAAAAAGTAAGAGATGATATTAAAAATACTAAAGAGTATTATATCAAGTTAGAACATCAGAAAGAAATAATTGAAAAAATCCTTGAAGAAAATCCGTTTACCCCCCCGGCTATTCTTGTTAGCAGGGAGTTTGAGTTTCTCAAGAAAAATCTTGCTTCAAGGCTTTCAGGCGGAAAAGCAGCTGATATAAATTTTGGTAAGGAGAGTGAAAAGATTGAACAGGAGTTGTTAAAAGAGGCTGAAAAGAGGGTTAGAGAATCATTGCTCCTTGAAAAAATCGCGGTTGAAGAAAAAATCGCGGTTGAAGACAATGAAATAGATGGTGAAATAAGAAAAAGAGCTGAGGCAACGAATCAAAATTTTAATGCACTAAAAAAGGCTTTTCAGCAGAATGAAGCGTATGAAGTTATAAGAAGTAGAATCAGAGAGGAAAAGGTCTTGAACTTTTTATTAAATTGTTCTATAGTAAATTAA
- a CDS encoding phosphatidylethanolamine-binding protein — translation MSYKKFFLLILSFLCCNIFSNYISYSETGQANGTKIKLTSSAFKNGKMILAKYTCDDKDVSPPLSWTSVPNGTKSIAIICDDPDAPMGTWVHWVLYDLPVSIKELPENIPSQEKLKNGAKHGINDFRKFAYGGPCPPGGTHRYLFKIYALDKETGLEPGATKEQLLKAMKGHILAEGQLMGKYSR, via the coding sequence ATGTCCTATAAAAAATTCTTTTTATTAATTCTTTCATTTCTGTGCTGTAACATTTTCAGCAACTACATCTCCTATTCAGAAACAGGACAGGCAAATGGAACAAAAATAAAACTTACAAGCTCTGCCTTTAAAAATGGAAAAATGATACTGGCAAAATATACTTGTGATGACAAAGATGTCTCCCCTCCATTGTCATGGACTTCTGTTCCAAATGGCACAAAGAGCATTGCAATTATCTGTGATGACCCTGATGCGCCAATGGGTACATGGGTGCACTGGGTTCTCTACGATTTACCTGTCAGTATCAAGGAATTACCTGAAAATATTCCTTCTCAGGAAAAACTAAAGAATGGAGCAAAACACGGAATAAATGATTTCCGCAAATTTGCTTATGGTGGTCCCTGCCCTCCAGGAGGTACACACAGATACTTATTTAAAATTTATGCTTTGGATAAGGAAACAGGGCTTGAGCCTGGAGCTACCAAGGAACAATTACTAAAGGCCATGAAAGGGCATATATTGGCAGAAGGACAGCTGATGGGAAAATACAGCAGGTAA
- a CDS encoding cystathionine gamma-lyase yields the protein MFQKVKSGFYSIKTLLIHGRFKSTKWDYKHHVVPPISSSSAYRLDSVKRGARGFEEFGADATEEIHHPPIYIYDRLGEPTRGMLEDNLAFAERGDCAVTFASGMAAIAAAVGVCAFSGDEIISHRVLYGSTYSLFKNWYPKMGLKLKLLDLKNPENLSKNLTKDTRVVYFETPSNPNMELIDILKICTIVKKHNKKASEDKKIRVIVDNTFATPFCQRPIEIGADIVVHSLTKNICGFGTEMGGAVITKNKYEKDLLNYRKDFGGVLSPKSAWSILVYGLSTLSIRLKKQESSAIEIARFLESHPKVEKVYYPGLSSFPQFGLAKSQMTDFDGNFAPGNMIYFILKGEPLKVRVSSRKIIDYIAKNSYTITLAVSLGQVKTLIENPSLMTHSTVPLEEQLKDGIDPGGIRLSVGLEEPEDLIKDLKHALDKV from the coding sequence ATGTTTCAAAAGGTAAAAAGCGGTTTTTATTCAATAAAAACTCTCTTGATACATGGAAGATTTAAGTCAACAAAATGGGACTACAAGCACCATGTAGTCCCGCCAATTTCTTCTTCATCTGCTTACCGCCTTGATTCTGTAAAAAGGGGTGCAAGAGGATTTGAAGAGTTTGGAGCAGATGCAACAGAAGAAATCCATCATCCGCCAATATATATCTATGACAGGCTTGGAGAACCAACACGTGGCATGCTTGAAGATAATCTTGCCTTTGCTGAAAGAGGGGATTGTGCTGTTACCTTTGCTTCAGGCATGGCTGCAATAGCTGCAGCAGTCGGAGTATGTGCATTTTCAGGAGATGAGATAATCAGTCACAGAGTTCTTTATGGAAGCACTTATTCGCTTTTTAAAAACTGGTATCCAAAAATGGGCTTAAAGCTGAAACTTCTCGATTTAAAAAATCCAGAAAACCTCTCTAAAAACCTTACAAAGGATACTAGGGTTGTATATTTTGAAACACCTTCAAATCCGAACATGGAACTTATTGATATTTTAAAAATATGCACAATAGTTAAGAAACATAACAAAAAGGCTTCAGAAGATAAAAAGATAAGGGTCATTGTTGATAATACTTTTGCAACTCCTTTCTGTCAGAGACCAATTGAGATTGGTGCTGATATTGTGGTTCACAGCCTTACAAAAAATATTTGTGGTTTTGGGACAGAGATGGGAGGTGCGGTAATTACAAAAAATAAGTATGAAAAAGATTTATTAAATTACCGCAAGGATTTTGGTGGCGTGCTTTCTCCTAAGAGCGCATGGTCAATACTTGTTTATGGACTTTCTACACTTTCAATAAGGCTTAAAAAGCAGGAATCAAGCGCTATAGAAATTGCACGATTTCTTGAGAGTCATCCAAAGGTTGAAAAAGTGTATTATCCCGGACTTTCATCTTTCCCTCAGTTTGGGCTTGCGAAAAGCCAGATGACTGATTTTGACGGAAATTTTGCCCCGGGGAACATGATATATTTTATTTTGAAAGGGGAGCCTTTAAAAGTCAGAGTATCAAGCAGGAAGATTATAGATTATATTGCTAAAAATTCCTATACTATAACGCTCGCTGTTAGTCTTGGTCAGGTAAAAACACTGATTGAAAACCCGAGCTTAATGACACATTCAACAGTTCCGCTTGAAGAACAGTTAAAAGATGGGATTGATCCTGGAGGTATCCGTCTTTCAGTTGGGCTTGAAGAGCCAGAAGATTTGATAAAAGACCTCAAACATGCACTGGATAAGGTATAA
- a CDS encoding tRNA (adenosine(37)-N6)-threonylcarbamoyltransferase complex transferase subunit TsaD — MLLLGIESSCDETSVAVLEDGLKIKSNIVASQVDIHKRFGGVVPELASRQHLEDIIPTTEEALKEAKTDLSDIEAIAVTYGPGLLGSLLVGLSVAKAISLVRGIPFVGINHLEGHLLSILFENPSINFPYVSLIVSGGHTNIYFVKGIGSYQLLGRSVDDAAGEAFDKVAKMLDLGYPGGPVIDRLSRDGNKKAIQFPKANMPDSPFNFSFSGLKTSVLTYLKKNNLYDDATRKAKVKKISDEHLSDIAAGFQRAVVDVLVDKAIYAAEKMNCSAISISGGVACNSGLRSELKRRAEEDGLKVYYPSPKLCIDNAAMIGLAGYHRILKGEKSRFELNASARLEL; from the coding sequence ATGTTGCTTCTTGGTATTGAAAGCTCCTGTGATGAAACTTCAGTTGCAGTCCTTGAAGATGGACTCAAAATAAAATCGAATATTGTTGCATCTCAGGTTGATATTCACAAAAGGTTTGGAGGAGTTGTTCCTGAGCTTGCATCAAGACAACATCTTGAAGATATTATCCCAACAACAGAGGAAGCGTTAAAAGAGGCAAAAACAGATTTAAGTGATATTGAAGCAATTGCTGTAACATATGGTCCGGGACTTCTTGGGTCTTTGCTTGTCGGTCTTTCAGTAGCAAAGGCAATATCACTTGTAAGAGGAATTCCATTTGTTGGCATCAATCATTTAGAAGGACATTTATTGTCCATTCTTTTTGAAAACCCTTCTATAAACTTTCCGTATGTTTCACTGATAGTCTCAGGAGGTCATACCAATATTTATTTTGTAAAAGGGATTGGCAGTTACCAGCTTCTTGGGAGAAGCGTTGATGATGCTGCAGGAGAGGCATTTGATAAGGTAGCCAAGATGCTTGATTTAGGCTATCCGGGAGGTCCTGTTATAGACAGGCTTTCAAGAGATGGAAACAAAAAGGCAATACAGTTTCCAAAAGCTAATATGCCTGATAGCCCTTTCAATTTCAGCTTCAGCGGCCTTAAAACTTCAGTGCTTACATATTTGAAAAAAAATAATCTTTATGATGATGCAACAAGAAAGGCTAAGGTTAAGAAAATCTCCGATGAACACCTCTCTGACATAGCAGCGGGCTTTCAGAGAGCAGTTGTTGATGTTCTTGTTGATAAGGCTATTTATGCTGCAGAAAAAATGAACTGTTCTGCAATTTCTATATCAGGAGGAGTAGCCTGTAACAGTGGATTAAGGTCAGAATTAAAAAGAAGGGCAGAAGAAGATGGTTTGAAAGTTTATTATCCTAGCCCTAAGCTTTGCATTGATAATGCTGCAATGATTGGTCTTGCAGGTTATCACAGGATTTTAAAAGGTGAAAAAAGCAGGTTTGAACTTAATGCATCAGCAAGGCTTGAACTATAA
- a CDS encoding holo-[acyl-carrier-protein] synthase: MIIGIGVDHIEISRIKKTIRRQKERFLNKIFTEKEIEYCEKKKDRYQHYAARFAAKEAVYKALNQTGTEGISWKDIEIVNEISGKPEIFLRNKTLRLAKRLKVSKILLSISHNKDIAISNVIITS, encoded by the coding sequence GTGATTATTGGTATTGGTGTTGACCATATAGAGATATCAAGAATAAAAAAAACTATCCGGAGACAAAAGGAAAGATTTTTAAATAAGATTTTCACTGAAAAAGAAATAGAGTATTGCGAGAAGAAAAAAGACAGGTATCAGCACTATGCAGCAAGGTTTGCGGCAAAAGAGGCAGTGTATAAAGCCTTAAACCAAACGGGGACAGAAGGAATAAGCTGGAAGGACATTGAGATAGTAAATGAAATAAGCGGAAAGCCTGAAATTTTCCTCCGCAATAAAACTCTGCGTCTTGCAAAAAGATTAAAAGTTTCAAAAATACTTCTTTCCATTTCCCACAACAAAGACATAGCGATTTCCAATGTTATTATTACAAGTTAA
- a CDS encoding 3-deoxy-8-phosphooctulonate synthase, which yields MKNRIVKIGNIEIGNNNPFVLIAGPCVIETKRICLDIAGRLKELSEKLDIQMIFKTSFDKANRSSVDSYRGPGIDRGLDILSEIKEKYKIPVLSDIHRIAEIEKSSGVLDVMQIPAFLCRQTDLIQEVARKRKAINIKKGPFLAPWDVKNIIEKVESAGNQKILLTERGSSFGYNNLVVDFRGLEIMRRFGYPVGFDATHSVQLPGGAGKASSGEKEFVMPLTRSALALGCDFLYMEVHENPQKALCDGPNMVDLKELEKILIIGKKIDRLVKSEAR from the coding sequence GTGAAGAACAGGATAGTCAAAATAGGAAATATTGAGATTGGCAACAATAATCCCTTTGTTCTGATTGCGGGTCCTTGTGTGATTGAAACAAAGAGAATTTGCCTGGACATTGCAGGGAGGCTAAAAGAATTGTCTGAGAAACTGGATATCCAGATGATTTTCAAAACATCCTTTGACAAGGCAAACCGCTCATCAGTCGATTCCTACAGAGGACCGGGGATAGATAGAGGCTTGGATATTCTTTCTGAGATTAAAGAAAAATATAAGATTCCGGTTCTTTCAGATATTCACAGGATTGCAGAGATAGAGAAATCTTCAGGGGTTCTTGATGTGATGCAGATTCCTGCTTTTCTTTGCAGACAGACAGACCTGATTCAGGAAGTAGCAAGAAAGAGAAAGGCAATCAATATTAAAAAGGGGCCATTCCTTGCGCCTTGGGATGTAAAAAACATAATTGAAAAGGTTGAGTCTGCAGGAAATCAGAAAATACTGTTAACTGAAAGGGGAAGCTCTTTTGGTTATAACAACCTTGTAGTCGATTTCAGAGGATTAGAGATAATGCGTAGGTTTGGATATCCTGTTGGTTTTGATGCCACACACAGTGTTCAGCTTCCGGGAGGCGCCGGAAAGGCTTCTTCTGGAGAGAAGGAGTTTGTAATGCCTCTGACAAGAAGCGCTCTTGCTCTGGGGTGTGATTTTCTCTATATGGAGGTCCATGAAAATCCCCAAAAGGCGTTGTGTGACGGGCCTAATATGGTGGACTTAAAGGAGCTTGAAAAAATTCTCATTATTGGAAAGAAGATTGACAGGCTTGTTAAGAGTGAGGCGAGATAA
- a CDS encoding nicotinate-nucleotide diphosphorylase (carboxylating) produces MVRLDWKKIDQLIDWALNEDIGSGDLTTDGIIEEETQAKGIFLAKDTMVLAGIDIVPRIFKKSHQNFNFKAFFKDGDSVPKSEIIATIEGNAKVILSYERVVLNFLQRLSGIATYASKFAAQVEGTKAKIVDTRKTTPGWRVLEKYAVSVGGGKNHRFGLFDAVLIKDNHIKLSGGIKEAVERIREFVPPYLKVEVEASNLKEVEEALQAGAEIVMLDNMGVDEMKKAVERIDGKAVIEVSGGVNLSNIREIALMGVDLISIGALTHSPSAVDISMKVEGVE; encoded by the coding sequence ATGGTGAGACTTGACTGGAAAAAGATTGACCAGCTGATTGACTGGGCGCTGAATGAGGACATAGGGAGTGGCGATTTAACAACTGATGGGATAATAGAGGAGGAAACACAGGCTAAAGGCATCTTTCTGGCAAAAGACACAATGGTGCTTGCAGGGATAGATATTGTTCCGAGAATTTTTAAAAAATCTCATCAGAATTTTAACTTCAAGGCATTTTTTAAAGATGGAGATTCTGTTCCAAAGAGTGAGATAATTGCAACTATTGAAGGAAATGCAAAGGTAATTCTCTCATACGAAAGAGTAGTGCTTAATTTTCTCCAGAGGCTGTCAGGCATTGCAACATATGCTTCGAAATTTGCCGCACAGGTAGAAGGCACAAAAGCCAAGATTGTTGATACAAGAAAAACAACTCCGGGGTGGAGAGTGCTTGAAAAATATGCTGTAAGTGTTGGCGGAGGTAAAAACCACAGGTTTGGTCTGTTTGATGCAGTACTGATAAAGGACAACCACATAAAATTAAGCGGTGGAATAAAAGAGGCAGTAGAAAGAATAAGGGAATTTGTACCCCCTTACCTTAAGGTTGAGGTTGAGGCATCGAATTTAAAGGAAGTAGAAGAGGCTCTGCAGGCAGGGGCTGAAATAGTTATGCTTGACAATATGGGCGTAGATGAGATGAAAAAAGCTGTTGAGCGGATAGACGGAAAGGCTGTGATTGAGGTATCAGGGGGAGTTAATCTTTCAAATATCAGGGAAATCGCCCTGATGGGAGTTGACCTGATTTCAATCGGGGCATTGACACATTCACCATCCGCTGTGGATATAAGCATGAAGGTGGAAGGAGTAGAGTAG